A stretch of Anaeromyxobacter dehalogenans 2CP-1 DNA encodes these proteins:
- the glgX gene encoding glycogen debranching protein GlgX codes for MDGDRIWPGRPYPPGAVFDGEGTNFAVYARHADAVELCLFDPADPAVERRRLRLGARTGHVWHAYLPGVGPGTPYGYRAHGPYEPEAGHRYNPAKLLVDPYARELSGQADLRGAVFGYRRGAPDEDLTPDPEDSAPRVPRALVVGNHYDWEGDRPPRTPLHRSVLYELHVRGFTMRHPEVPPELRGTYAGLASPPALEHLARLGVTAVELLPVHAFVDDAFLLQRGLRNYWGYSTLAYLAPEPRYAARRGPGEQVNEFRGMVKALHRAGVEVILDVVFNHTCEGNHLGPTLSLKGLDNRTYYRLAGESPRYYADYTGTGNSLDLTQPQTLALVMDSLRCWVNEMHVDGFRLDLAVTLARDPETFDEASRFLAAVHQDPVLRQVKLIAEPWDVGPDGYKVGAFPVIWSEWNGKYRDVVRRFWKGDVDQQAEMGYRLTGSADLYEPAGRKIYASVNFVTAHDGFTLRDLVSYDRKHNEANGEENRDGTDENFSWNCGVEGETEEPAVLALRERQQRNLMATLLVSQGVPMIAAGDEMGKTQCGNNNAYCHDDELSWLDWDLDERRRALLAFTRRMIRLRLSQPVLQRRSFFRGAQLWDSSVKDLAWFRPDGAEMTQADWDEPFARSVAFLLGGDAIASPDEHGERIVGDTLLVLLNAHHEPVRYVLPAVEWGRRWLVLEDTAAEPERRHGPVEARGAVEVEARSLVILARPAEV; via the coding sequence ATGGACGGCGATCGCATCTGGCCTGGCCGACCCTACCCGCCGGGCGCGGTGTTCGACGGCGAGGGCACCAACTTCGCGGTGTACGCGCGCCACGCGGACGCGGTGGAGCTGTGCCTGTTCGATCCCGCCGACCCCGCGGTCGAGCGGCGGCGACTCCGGCTCGGCGCCCGCACCGGCCACGTCTGGCACGCCTACCTGCCCGGCGTCGGGCCGGGGACGCCCTACGGCTACCGGGCGCACGGTCCGTACGAGCCGGAGGCGGGGCACCGCTACAACCCGGCCAAGCTGCTGGTGGACCCGTACGCGCGCGAGCTGAGCGGCCAGGCCGACCTGCGCGGCGCGGTGTTCGGCTACCGCCGCGGCGCGCCGGACGAGGACCTCACCCCCGACCCGGAGGACTCCGCGCCGCGGGTGCCCCGCGCGCTGGTGGTCGGCAACCACTACGACTGGGAGGGCGACCGGCCTCCGCGCACGCCGCTGCACCGCTCGGTCCTCTACGAGCTGCACGTGCGCGGCTTCACCATGCGTCATCCGGAGGTCCCGCCGGAGCTGCGCGGCACGTACGCCGGGCTGGCCTCGCCGCCCGCGCTCGAGCACCTGGCGCGCCTGGGGGTCACCGCCGTCGAGCTGCTGCCGGTGCACGCGTTCGTGGACGACGCGTTCCTGCTCCAGCGCGGGCTGCGCAACTACTGGGGCTACTCCACGCTCGCCTACCTCGCCCCCGAGCCGCGCTACGCCGCGCGCCGCGGCCCCGGCGAGCAGGTGAACGAGTTCCGCGGGATGGTGAAGGCGCTGCACCGCGCCGGCGTCGAGGTCATCCTCGACGTGGTCTTCAACCACACCTGCGAGGGCAACCACCTCGGCCCGACGCTCTCGCTGAAGGGGCTCGACAACCGGACGTACTACCGGCTCGCGGGCGAGTCGCCGCGCTACTACGCCGACTACACCGGCACCGGCAACTCGCTCGACCTCACCCAGCCCCAGACGCTGGCGCTGGTGATGGACTCCCTGCGCTGCTGGGTCAACGAGATGCACGTGGACGGCTTCCGCCTCGACCTCGCCGTCACGCTGGCGCGCGACCCGGAGACGTTCGACGAGGCCTCGCGCTTCCTGGCGGCGGTGCACCAGGACCCGGTGCTGCGGCAGGTGAAGCTCATCGCCGAGCCGTGGGACGTCGGGCCGGACGGCTACAAGGTCGGCGCGTTCCCGGTGATCTGGTCGGAGTGGAACGGGAAGTACCGCGACGTGGTGCGGCGGTTCTGGAAGGGCGACGTGGACCAGCAGGCGGAGATGGGCTACCGGCTCACCGGCTCGGCCGATCTGTACGAGCCCGCCGGGCGGAAGATCTACGCCAGCGTGAACTTCGTCACGGCGCACGACGGGTTCACGTTGCGCGATCTCGTCTCGTACGACCGCAAGCACAACGAGGCGAACGGCGAGGAGAACCGCGACGGGACCGACGAGAACTTCTCCTGGAACTGCGGCGTGGAGGGAGAGACCGAAGAGCCGGCGGTGCTGGCGCTGCGCGAGCGGCAGCAGCGGAACCTCATGGCGACGCTGCTCGTGTCGCAGGGCGTCCCGATGATCGCCGCGGGCGACGAGATGGGGAAGACGCAGTGCGGGAACAACAACGCGTACTGCCACGACGACGAGCTGTCCTGGCTGGACTGGGACCTCGACGAGCGGCGCCGCGCGCTGCTCGCGTTCACCCGGCGCATGATCCGGCTGCGCCTCTCGCAGCCGGTGCTGCAGCGGCGCAGCTTCTTCCGCGGCGCGCAGCTCTGGGACTCGTCGGTGAAGGACCTGGCCTGGTTCCGCCCCGACGGCGCCGAGATGACGCAGGCGGACTGGGACGAGCCGTTCGCGCGGTCCGTCGCGTTCCTGCTGGGCGGCGACGCCATCGCCAGCCCCGACGAGCACGGGGAGCGCATCGTGGGGGACACGCTGCTCGTGCTGCTCAACGCGCACCACGAGCCGGTCCGCTACGTGCTCCCGGCGGTGGAGTGGGGCCGGCGCTGGCTGGTGCTGGAGGACACCGCCGCCGAGCCGGAGCGCCGCCACGGGCCGGTGGAGGCCCGGGGGGCGGTCGAGGTGGAGGCGCGCTCGCTCGTGATCCTGGCCCGGCCCGCCGAGGTGTGA
- a CDS encoding UDP-glucose dehydrogenase family protein: MRIAVVGAGYVGLVTGTCLAESGNDVSCVDTDAGKIERLQRGEVPIYEPGLEELVRRNQREGRLRFGTDLAQAVGRAKVVFLAVGTPEGEDGDAELRHVIEAAEEVARAVKHYTVVATKSTVPVGTAGRIQEIMGRRARFEVDVVSNPEFLKEGAALEDFQRPDRVVVGAGSDRARRIMRELYAPFVRTERPILFMEPRSAEMVKYAANAMLATRISFMNDIALLCEKVGADAEQVRRGVGADTRIGYPFLFPGIGYGGSCFPKDVKALLATGRRHGVDLDLLRAVEKTNERQKRHLLSRAVRHFGDLAGRVFGVWGLAFKPRTDDMREAPSVEVIEGLLGKGARVQAYDPVAMERARRRFGERVTFAPGPYEALEGADALFVVTEWSEFRNPDFDRMKALLRAPVVFDGRNVFDPEEMREQGFSYFCVGRTAAGAR, encoded by the coding sequence ATGCGGATCGCGGTGGTGGGCGCGGGGTACGTGGGGCTGGTCACCGGGACGTGCCTCGCCGAGTCCGGCAACGACGTCAGCTGCGTGGACACCGACGCCGGGAAGATCGAGCGGCTCCAGCGCGGCGAGGTCCCGATCTACGAGCCGGGGCTGGAGGAGCTGGTCCGGCGCAACCAGCGGGAGGGGCGGCTCCGCTTCGGCACCGACCTGGCGCAGGCGGTGGGCCGGGCCAAGGTGGTGTTCCTGGCGGTGGGCACGCCGGAGGGCGAGGACGGCGACGCCGAGCTGCGCCACGTCATCGAGGCCGCCGAGGAGGTGGCGCGCGCGGTGAAGCACTACACCGTGGTCGCGACCAAGAGCACGGTGCCCGTCGGGACCGCCGGGCGCATCCAGGAGATCATGGGCCGCCGCGCCCGCTTCGAGGTGGACGTGGTCTCGAACCCCGAGTTCCTGAAGGAGGGGGCGGCGCTGGAGGACTTCCAGCGGCCCGACCGCGTGGTGGTGGGCGCCGGCAGCGACCGGGCCCGGCGGATCATGCGCGAGCTGTACGCCCCGTTCGTGCGGACCGAGCGGCCCATCCTGTTCATGGAGCCGCGCTCGGCCGAGATGGTGAAGTACGCGGCGAACGCGATGCTCGCGACCCGCATCTCGTTCATGAACGACATCGCGCTGCTCTGCGAGAAGGTGGGCGCGGACGCCGAGCAGGTCCGGCGCGGCGTGGGCGCGGACACGCGCATCGGCTACCCGTTCCTGTTCCCGGGGATCGGCTACGGCGGCTCCTGCTTCCCGAAGGACGTGAAGGCGCTGCTCGCCACCGGCCGGCGGCATGGGGTGGACCTCGACCTGCTGCGCGCCGTGGAGAAGACCAACGAGCGCCAGAAGCGCCACCTGCTGTCGCGCGCGGTGCGGCACTTCGGCGACCTCGCCGGCAGGGTGTTCGGCGTGTGGGGGCTCGCGTTCAAGCCGCGCACCGACGACATGCGCGAGGCGCCCTCGGTCGAGGTCATCGAGGGGCTGCTGGGCAAGGGCGCGCGGGTGCAGGCGTACGATCCGGTGGCGATGGAGCGCGCCCGGCGGCGCTTCGGCGAGCGGGTGACGTTCGCGCCCGGGCCGTACGAGGCGCTGGAGGGGGCCGACGCGCTGTTCGTGGTCACCGAGTGGAGCGAGTTCCGCAACCCGGACTTCGACCGCATGAAGGCGCTGCTCCGCGCGCCGGTGGTGTTCGACGGGCGCAACGTGTTCGACCCGGAGGAGATGCGCGAACAGGGGTTCAGCTACTTCTGCGTCGGCAGGACGGCGGCCGGCGCGCGCTGA
- a CDS encoding CgeB family protein yields the protein MTAGALDVVFLGLSIRSSWGNGHATTYRALCRALAAAGHRVTFLERDVPWYAANRDLAAPSFCRLELYRSVAELRERLGETLRRADLAVVGSYVPDGVEVGGLVQELARGVTAFYDIDTPVTVAHLSRGECEYLTPALVPGFDLYLSFTGGPMLARIERELGAPAARALYCSADPEVHRPAAAPGAAPTWDLGYVGTYGADRQPALERLLIEPARRRPDRRFVVAGPQYPPGIDWPANVARVEHLAPGEHAAFYAAQRFTLNVTRADMVRAGWSPSVRLFEAAACATPIVSDPWPGIETVFAPGREILLARSTGEALAILERLPEDERRALGARARRRVLAEHTAAHRAEALAAHVREARERAARRRAPARRRARVAQEDPG from the coding sequence ATGACGGCCGGCGCGCTCGACGTGGTGTTCCTGGGGCTCTCCATCAGGTCTTCGTGGGGCAACGGGCACGCCACGACCTACCGCGCGCTGTGCCGCGCCCTCGCCGCCGCGGGGCACCGGGTCACCTTCCTCGAGCGCGACGTGCCCTGGTACGCGGCGAACCGCGATCTCGCCGCGCCGTCGTTCTGCCGCCTCGAGCTGTACCGGTCGGTGGCCGAGCTGCGCGAGCGGCTGGGGGAGACGCTCCGCCGCGCCGACCTCGCGGTGGTCGGCTCCTACGTGCCGGACGGCGTGGAGGTCGGGGGCCTGGTGCAGGAGCTCGCGCGCGGCGTCACCGCCTTCTACGACATCGACACGCCGGTCACGGTGGCGCACCTCTCCCGTGGCGAGTGCGAGTACCTCACCCCGGCGCTCGTGCCCGGCTTCGACCTGTACCTGTCCTTCACGGGCGGTCCCATGCTCGCGCGCATCGAGCGCGAGCTGGGCGCGCCCGCCGCGCGGGCGCTCTACTGCAGCGCCGACCCGGAGGTGCACCGCCCGGCCGCCGCGCCGGGCGCCGCGCCGACCTGGGACCTCGGCTACGTCGGCACCTACGGCGCAGACCGCCAGCCCGCGCTGGAGCGGCTGCTGATCGAGCCGGCGCGGCGCCGCCCGGACCGGCGCTTCGTGGTGGCGGGCCCGCAGTACCCGCCCGGCATCGACTGGCCCGCCAACGTCGCGCGCGTCGAGCACCTCGCGCCCGGCGAGCACGCGGCGTTCTACGCCGCGCAGCGCTTCACGCTGAACGTCACCCGCGCCGACATGGTCCGCGCCGGGTGGTCGCCGTCGGTGCGGCTGTTCGAGGCGGCGGCGTGCGCCACGCCCATCGTGTCCGACCCGTGGCCCGGCATCGAGACCGTGTTCGCGCCGGGGCGGGAGATCCTGCTGGCGCGCTCCACCGGCGAGGCGCTCGCGATCCTGGAGCGGCTCCCGGAGGACGAGCGCCGGGCGCTGGGCGCGCGGGCGCGGCGGCGCGTCCTGGCCGAGCACACCGCGGCGCACCGCGCGGAGGCGCTCGCCGCCCACGTGCGCGAGGCGCGCGAGCGCGCGGCGCGGCGCCGGGCGCCGGCGCGCCGGCGCGCGCGGGTGGCGCAGGAGGATCCGGGCTAG
- a CDS encoding CgeB family protein has product MPERLRIAFFASSLVSAYWNGAATYYRGLARALHARGHALTFYEPDAFERQRHRDIPDPPYARSVVWDPGDPSALERCLEEAADADLVVKASGVGVHDALLEARVAGLRRPGNRVAFWDVDAPATLARLAADPGDPFHALVPRYDLVFTYGGGDPVVRAYAARGARRCVPVYNALDPATHHPAPPDRRFEADLALLANRLPDREARVDEFFLRPAAALPDRRFLLGGAGWEDRAVPPNVRRAGHVGTADHNAWNSTALAVLNVSRDSMAATGFSPATRVFEAAGAGACIVTDAWEGIERFLAPGEEILVARDGAEVAALVAGLDAARARRVGAAARGRVLAEHTYARRAEVVEAALGVRGARPAPEPALAQGWAE; this is encoded by the coding sequence ATGCCTGAACGGCTTCGGATCGCCTTCTTCGCCTCGAGCCTGGTCTCCGCCTACTGGAACGGGGCGGCCACCTACTACCGCGGGCTCGCGCGCGCGCTCCACGCGCGGGGTCACGCGCTCACCTTCTACGAGCCCGACGCGTTCGAGCGGCAGCGGCACCGGGACATCCCGGATCCGCCGTACGCGCGCTCGGTGGTCTGGGATCCGGGCGATCCCTCCGCGCTGGAGCGCTGCCTGGAGGAGGCCGCCGACGCCGACCTGGTGGTGAAGGCGAGCGGCGTGGGCGTCCACGACGCCCTGCTGGAGGCACGCGTGGCGGGGCTGCGGCGACCGGGGAACCGGGTCGCGTTCTGGGACGTGGACGCGCCCGCCACCCTGGCCCGCCTGGCCGCCGATCCCGGCGACCCGTTCCACGCGCTGGTGCCCCGGTACGACCTCGTGTTCACGTACGGTGGAGGCGATCCGGTCGTCCGCGCCTACGCGGCCCGCGGGGCGCGGCGCTGCGTGCCGGTCTACAACGCGCTCGATCCCGCGACGCACCACCCGGCCCCGCCCGACCGGCGCTTCGAGGCCGACCTGGCGCTCCTCGCGAACCGGCTCCCCGATCGCGAGGCGCGGGTGGACGAGTTCTTCCTGCGCCCCGCCGCGGCGCTGCCCGATCGCCGCTTCCTGCTCGGCGGGGCGGGCTGGGAGGACCGGGCGGTGCCGCCGAACGTGCGGCGCGCCGGCCACGTCGGCACCGCCGACCACAACGCCTGGAACTCCACCGCGCTGGCGGTGCTGAACGTCTCGCGAGACAGCATGGCCGCGACCGGCTTCTCCCCCGCCACGCGCGTGTTCGAGGCGGCCGGCGCGGGCGCCTGCATCGTCACCGACGCGTGGGAGGGGATCGAGCGGTTCCTCGCGCCCGGCGAGGAGATCCTGGTCGCCCGCGACGGCGCCGAGGTGGCCGCGCTGGTCGCCGGGCTGGACGCGGCGCGCGCCCGCCGCGTCGGCGCCGCCGCCCGCGGCAGGGTGCTCGCCGAGCACACCTACGCGCGCCGCGCCGAGGTGGTGGAGGCGGCGCTCGGGGTCCGCGGCGCCCGGCCCGCCCCGGAGCCGGCGCTCGCCCAGGGGTGGGCCGAATGA
- a CDS encoding NAD-dependent epimerase/dehydratase family protein — translation MNGRRILITGGAGFIGSHLADHLLAHGHAVRALDVLSPQVHGPGAARPAYLAREVELQVGDVRDPEAVRRALRGVDAVVHLAAAVGVGQSMYEVERYVGVNDLGTATLLQALIERPVERLVVASSMSLYGEGLYRDARGRSVTAERTRAQLLARRWEPDGEDGAPLEPVATPETKPPALASIYALSKYDQERMSLLVGEAYGIATVALRFFNVYGTRQALSNPYTGVLAIFAARYLNGRPPLVNEDGLQRRDFVSVRDVAEACRLALTVPGASGQVLNVGSGRSFTVLEVAERLAVAVGREELRPEVTQRYRVGDIRHCFADISRARAVLGYAPAVAFDDGLAELAGWLEGQIAHDRVGEASAELAARGLSL, via the coding sequence ATGAACGGACGGAGGATCCTCATCACCGGCGGTGCCGGCTTCATCGGGTCACACCTCGCCGACCACCTGCTCGCGCACGGCCACGCGGTGCGCGCGCTGGACGTCCTCTCACCCCAGGTGCACGGCCCGGGCGCGGCGCGCCCCGCCTACCTCGCCCGGGAGGTGGAGCTCCAGGTCGGCGACGTGCGCGACCCCGAGGCGGTGCGGCGCGCGCTCCGGGGGGTGGACGCGGTCGTGCACCTCGCCGCGGCCGTCGGGGTCGGCCAGAGCATGTACGAGGTGGAGCGCTACGTCGGCGTGAACGATCTCGGGACGGCCACCCTGCTCCAGGCGCTCATCGAGCGCCCGGTGGAGCGGCTGGTGGTGGCGTCGTCGATGAGCCTGTACGGCGAGGGGCTGTACCGTGACGCGCGGGGCCGGTCCGTCACCGCGGAGCGGACCCGCGCGCAGCTCCTCGCCCGGCGCTGGGAGCCGGACGGGGAGGACGGCGCGCCGCTCGAGCCGGTCGCGACGCCCGAGACGAAACCGCCGGCGCTCGCGTCGATCTACGCGCTCTCGAAGTACGACCAGGAGCGGATGAGCCTGCTGGTCGGCGAGGCGTACGGCATCGCCACGGTGGCGCTGCGCTTCTTCAACGTGTACGGCACGCGCCAGGCGCTCTCCAACCCGTACACCGGCGTCCTGGCCATCTTCGCGGCGCGCTACCTCAACGGCCGGCCCCCGCTCGTCAACGAGGACGGCCTGCAGCGCCGCGACTTCGTGTCGGTGCGCGACGTGGCCGAGGCCTGCCGCCTGGCGCTGACGGTGCCGGGCGCGTCCGGGCAGGTGCTGAACGTCGGCAGCGGCCGGAGCTTCACGGTGCTCGAGGTCGCCGAGCGGCTGGCCGTGGCGGTCGGCCGCGAGGAGCTGCGGCCCGAGGTGACGCAGCGTTACCGCGTGGGCGACATCCGCCACTGCTTCGCCGACATCTCGCGGGCGCGCGCCGTGCTCGGCTACGCGCCGGCGGTGGCGTTCGACGACGGGCTGGCGGAGCTGGCGGGCTGGCTGGAGGGCCAGATCGCGCACGACCGGGTGGGAGAGGCGAGCGCGGAGCTGGCCGCGCGGGGGCTGTCGCTGTGA
- a CDS encoding SDR family NAD(P)-dependent oxidoreductase, giving the protein MIAERVLVVGGAGFIGANLAHRLLSSGTRVRLLDSLARSGVERNLAWLRATHGDRLEVITGDVRDPGAVARAVEGASAVFHLAAQVAVTTSLVDPVQDFEVNARGTLNVLEAVRRQDPPPFVLFTSTNKVYGALEDVLLEDAGRRYAPVDPGLHRGISEARNLAFHSPYGCSKGAAEQYVLDWARTYGVPATVFRMSCIYGPHQFGTEDQGWVAHFLIQAMARRPITLYGDGKQVRDILFVEDLLDAFLAARERPREVAGRAFNLGGGPDNTVSLIELLELIEALEGARPRVTLEPWRLADQRWYVSDPSTFAVLAGWAPRTGVQEGVRRLHAWLAAAARPQRPATLEEAAT; this is encoded by the coding sequence GTGATCGCCGAGCGCGTGCTGGTGGTGGGCGGGGCGGGGTTCATCGGCGCGAACCTCGCGCACCGGCTGCTCTCGTCGGGGACGCGGGTGCGGCTCCTCGACAGCCTGGCGCGGTCCGGCGTGGAGCGGAACCTGGCCTGGCTGCGCGCCACGCACGGCGATCGGCTCGAGGTGATCACGGGCGACGTGCGCGACCCGGGCGCGGTGGCGCGCGCCGTCGAGGGCGCCTCGGCGGTGTTCCACCTGGCGGCGCAGGTGGCGGTGACCACCTCGCTGGTGGACCCGGTCCAGGACTTCGAGGTGAACGCGCGCGGCACGCTCAACGTGCTGGAGGCGGTGCGCCGCCAGGACCCGCCGCCGTTCGTGCTCTTCACGTCCACCAACAAGGTCTACGGCGCGCTCGAGGACGTCCTCCTCGAGGACGCCGGCCGGCGGTACGCTCCGGTCGATCCGGGGCTGCACCGCGGGATCTCCGAGGCGCGCAACCTCGCCTTCCACTCGCCGTACGGCTGCTCCAAGGGCGCCGCCGAGCAGTACGTCCTCGACTGGGCGCGCACCTACGGCGTGCCCGCCACCGTGTTCCGGATGAGCTGCATCTACGGGCCGCACCAGTTCGGCACCGAGGACCAGGGCTGGGTGGCGCACTTCCTCATCCAGGCCATGGCCCGGCGCCCCATCACGCTCTACGGCGACGGCAAGCAGGTGCGCGACATCCTGTTCGTGGAGGACCTGCTCGACGCGTTCCTGGCGGCGCGCGAGCGCCCGCGCGAGGTGGCCGGGCGCGCCTTCAACCTCGGGGGCGGGCCGGACAACACCGTGAGCCTGATCGAGCTGCTCGAGCTCATCGAGGCGCTGGAGGGCGCGCGCCCACGCGTGACGCTCGAGCCGTGGCGCCTCGCCGACCAGCGCTGGTACGTGTCCGACCCGTCCACCTTCGCGGTGCTGGCCGGGTGGGCGCCGCGCACCGGCGTGCAGGAGGGCGTGCGGCGGCTGCACGCGTGGCTGGCGGCGGCGGCGCGGCCGCAGCGCCCGGCCACGCTCGAGGAGGCGGCGACCTAG
- a CDS encoding MDR/zinc-dependent alcohol dehydrogenase-like family protein: MAAHMRAAVLAGPRRIELAEVERPRPGPGEVLVRLHGCGVCGSNLAPWQGRAWFTYPFAPGVPGHEGWGVVERLGAGVDGLVEGQRVALLSGAAFAQYDLAAADRVLPIPEALTGPFPGEALGCAVNVFRRAAIGQGDTVAVVGAGFLGLMVLRLAALAGARVLALSRRETSLALARRLGADEAIPTGDPGAAEARVRDLTGGRLCRVVVEAIGSQEALDLASRLVAEGGRLAIAGYHQDGPRTVDMQSWNWRGIDVVNAHERDPAVQREGVLAAARLVAEGRLDPGPLYRSFPLDRLADAFQAMEERPDGFVKALVTP, from the coding sequence ATGGCGGCGCACATGCGCGCTGCGGTGCTGGCGGGCCCGCGGCGGATCGAGCTCGCCGAGGTGGAGCGGCCCCGGCCCGGGCCGGGCGAGGTGCTGGTGCGCCTGCACGGCTGCGGCGTGTGCGGCTCCAACCTGGCGCCGTGGCAGGGGCGGGCCTGGTTCACCTATCCGTTCGCGCCGGGCGTGCCGGGGCACGAGGGGTGGGGCGTCGTGGAGCGGCTGGGCGCGGGCGTGGACGGGCTGGTGGAGGGGCAGCGGGTGGCGCTGCTCTCCGGGGCCGCGTTCGCGCAGTACGACCTCGCTGCCGCGGACCGGGTCCTGCCCATCCCGGAGGCGCTCACCGGCCCGTTCCCGGGCGAGGCGCTCGGCTGCGCGGTGAACGTCTTCCGTCGCGCCGCGATCGGGCAGGGCGACACGGTGGCGGTGGTGGGGGCGGGCTTCCTCGGGCTGATGGTGCTCCGGCTCGCCGCGCTGGCCGGCGCGCGGGTCCTGGCGCTCTCGCGGCGCGAGACCTCGCTCGCGCTGGCGCGGCGGCTCGGCGCCGACGAGGCCATCCCGACCGGCGATCCGGGCGCCGCCGAGGCGCGGGTGCGGGATCTCACCGGCGGGCGGCTGTGCCGGGTGGTGGTCGAGGCGATCGGCTCGCAGGAGGCGCTGGATCTCGCCTCGCGGCTGGTGGCCGAGGGCGGGCGGCTCGCCATCGCCGGCTACCACCAGGACGGCCCCCGCACCGTGGACATGCAGTCGTGGAACTGGCGCGGGATCGACGTCGTGAACGCCCACGAGCGCGATCCCGCGGTGCAGCGGGAGGGGGTCCTCGCGGCGGCGCGGCTGGTGGCGGAGGGGCGGCTCGATCCCGGGCCGCTCTACCGGAGCTTCCCGCTCGACCGGCTCGCCGACGCATTCCAGGCGATGGAGGAGCGGCCGGACGGCTTCGTGAAGGCCCTCGTCACCCCATGA
- a CDS encoding Gfo/Idh/MocA family protein — translation MIAYPSASPARPRLGFLGVGWIGRHRLRAILESGAATAAALADPSAAAAREAASALDGCLVVPDLDALLDLGVDGVVIATPSALHAEQAVRALRRGVAVFCQKPLARTAPEARRVVEAARAADRLLGVDLSYRHVAGMDQVRALVAEGALGEVYAAHLSFHNAYGPDKPWFYDARLSGGGCLVDLGIHLVDLALWTLGEPGVDTVSATLRSGGKRLRGRESGLVEDYAAAQLELGNGTAVQLSCSWRLSAGQDCAIEAAFYGTKGGAALRNVHGSFYDFLVERFHGTRRELLAGPPDAWGGRAAVAWARALAAGGRYDPAVESILDVQATLDRIYEA, via the coding sequence ATGATCGCGTACCCCTCGGCCAGCCCGGCGCGCCCGCGGCTCGGCTTCCTCGGCGTCGGCTGGATCGGCCGGCACCGCCTGCGCGCCATCCTCGAGTCCGGCGCGGCCACCGCGGCCGCGCTCGCCGACCCGAGCGCCGCCGCGGCCCGGGAGGCCGCCTCCGCGCTGGACGGCTGCCTGGTGGTCCCCGACCTGGACGCGCTGCTCGACCTGGGCGTGGACGGCGTGGTGATCGCCACGCCCTCGGCGCTGCACGCGGAGCAGGCGGTGCGGGCGCTCCGTCGCGGGGTGGCGGTGTTCTGCCAGAAGCCGCTCGCGCGCACCGCCCCGGAGGCGCGGCGGGTGGTCGAGGCGGCGCGCGCCGCCGACCGGCTGCTCGGCGTCGATCTCTCCTACCGCCACGTGGCGGGCATGGACCAGGTACGCGCGCTGGTGGCGGAGGGCGCGCTCGGCGAGGTGTACGCGGCGCACCTCTCCTTCCACAACGCGTACGGGCCGGACAAGCCCTGGTTCTACGACGCGCGCCTCTCGGGCGGCGGCTGCCTGGTGGACCTCGGCATCCACCTGGTGGACCTGGCGCTGTGGACGCTGGGCGAGCCGGGGGTGGACACGGTGAGCGCGACGCTGCGCTCGGGCGGGAAGCGGCTGCGCGGGCGCGAGAGCGGGCTGGTGGAGGACTACGCCGCCGCGCAGCTCGAGCTGGGGAACGGCACCGCGGTCCAGCTCTCCTGCTCCTGGCGCCTCTCGGCCGGCCAGGACTGCGCCATCGAGGCCGCGTTCTACGGCACCAAGGGCGGCGCGGCGCTCCGCAACGTCCACGGGTCCTTCTACGACTTCCTGGTGGAGCGCTTCCACGGCACGCGGCGCGAGCTGCTGGCCGGCCCGCCCGACGCGTGGGGCGGCCGGGCCGCGGTGGCCTGGGCGCGCGCGCTCGCCGCCGGCGGGCGCTACGACCCGGCGGTCGAGTCGATCCTCGACGTCCAGGCCACCCTGGACCGGATCTACGAGGCGTGA